A single genomic interval of Fibrobacter sp. UWR4 harbors:
- a CDS encoding glycosyltransferase — translation MKIAYVLVSDNHDFYLEQAHVSLLSLKERMPNAYVSLVVDNRTACNLTEKRGEILNLANEYKIVDLPDDMNAMIRSRQLKTTLRDILEGDILYVDVDTIWNGSIDESLFCYDVMGVPDSHLPYKCLLKSSFDNSMKKLGFNREFDYFINGGVLFMKDTPKSHEFSKRWNSLWKECCSHGIFTDQQSLNQTNFEFDGLVKHLPHTYNAQISFSIKYFAEAVLIHYFACAQSFGPETNLLKKEEFWKSVKAGLAQEQIQAVVASPQNSWDVETVAMSSSYQREYLGSPIVGLILTMANSPKKMPRVLFSWLNKCVKIFVSVYNGMARH, via the coding sequence ATGAAGATTGCGTACGTTTTAGTTAGTGATAATCACGATTTTTATTTGGAACAGGCTCATGTGTCGTTGCTTTCGTTGAAAGAACGGATGCCCAATGCATATGTTTCATTGGTTGTTGATAATCGAACTGCGTGTAATCTTACAGAAAAAAGGGGAGAAATTCTAAATCTAGCCAATGAGTATAAAATTGTTGATTTGCCTGATGATATGAATGCAATGATTCGTTCACGACAATTGAAAACGACTTTGCGAGATATTTTGGAAGGCGATATTTTATATGTAGATGTAGACACGATTTGGAATGGTTCCATTGATGAGTCTTTATTTTGTTATGATGTTATGGGTGTTCCAGATAGCCATCTTCCATATAAGTGTTTGCTAAAATCGTCCTTTGATAACTCAATGAAAAAGTTAGGGTTTAATAGGGAGTTTGACTATTTTATAAATGGTGGTGTTCTTTTTATGAAAGACACTCCAAAATCTCATGAGTTTTCTAAACGTTGGAATTCCTTATGGAAGGAGTGTTGCTCTCATGGGATTTTTACGGATCAACAATCGTTGAATCAAACAAATTTTGAATTTGATGGACTTGTTAAACACTTGCCTCATACTTATAATGCTCAAATAAGTTTTTCTATAAAATATTTTGCTGAAGCAGTTTTGATTCATTATTTTGCTTGTGCGCAAAGTTTTGGCCCGGAAACCAATCTTCTAAAAAAAGAAGAGTTTTGGAAATCTGTAAAAGCAGGTCTTGCCCAAGAACAAATCCAAGCAGTTGTTGCGTCTCCACAAAATTCTTGGGATGTTGAAACTGTGGCGATGTCGTCAAGTTATCAAAGAGAATATTTGGGAAGTCCGATTGTTGGCTTAATTCTTACAATGGCGAATTCTCCAAAAAAAATGCCAAGAGTGTTGTTCTCTTGGCTGAATAAGTGTGTGAAAATTTTTGTGAGTGTCTATAATGGCATGGCTCGACACTAG
- a CDS encoding glycosyltransferase family 8 protein: MQYNIVCGIDNNYVEPLATMLNSLFLNNREKVFCIHVLCINVSQTNKDVLQSWVKRFQNEILFYDIDNSSLKDCPIRKNDTISIATYLRLLIPETLPQSIDKVLYLDVDIMICSDIEPLYAKKISDKALAAVEDAPNNSVIRKPGHIYFNAGIMLLNLSYFREKKITAKAFSFIRENKEKLLFHDQDVLNAILNESFYVLDPEWNLQDDSFRDHYKKNKSINIIHFSGKIKPWHKGCFHPYKKKYKQCIPHINLSPKTNPNEALTHLPRYQRFLFLAHMPDCFIFITDTIISKLWNLVFREK; the protein is encoded by the coding sequence ATGCAATACAATATCGTTTGTGGAATAGACAACAATTATGTAGAGCCTCTGGCCACAATGCTAAACTCACTGTTTTTGAACAACCGTGAAAAAGTCTTTTGTATCCACGTACTTTGCATAAACGTATCCCAAACGAATAAAGACGTTCTTCAATCCTGGGTTAAACGATTCCAAAACGAAATACTTTTCTACGACATTGACAATTCTAGTTTAAAAGATTGTCCAATTAGAAAAAACGACACAATATCAATAGCAACATACCTTCGATTGCTAATTCCTGAAACACTGCCTCAAAGCATAGATAAAGTTCTATACCTTGACGTAGACATCATGATTTGTTCAGACATTGAACCATTGTATGCTAAAAAAATTTCTGACAAAGCCCTTGCAGCAGTAGAAGATGCACCAAACAATAGTGTCATTCGCAAGCCAGGACATATCTATTTCAATGCAGGCATAATGTTGCTCAACCTCTCTTATTTTAGAGAAAAAAAAATCACCGCAAAAGCATTTTCATTCATTCGCGAAAACAAGGAAAAACTCCTTTTCCACGATCAGGACGTACTAAACGCAATACTAAACGAATCATTTTATGTACTAGACCCTGAATGGAATTTACAAGATGACAGTTTTCGCGATCACTACAAAAAAAACAAATCCATAAACATAATTCATTTCTCAGGAAAGATAAAACCATGGCACAAGGGATGTTTTCATCCATATAAAAAGAAATACAAGCAATGTATTCCACATATAAACCTATCTCCAAAAACAAATCCTAATGAAGCCCTGACACATTTACCAAGGTACCAAAGGTTTTTGTTTCTAGCGCACATGCCAGATTGTTTTATATTTATCACGGACACTATTATATCCAAGTTATGGAACCTTGTTTTTAGAGAGAAATAA